One genomic window of Cricetulus griseus strain 17A/GY chromosome 3, alternate assembly CriGri-PICRH-1.0, whole genome shotgun sequence includes the following:
- the LOC113834881 gene encoding uncharacterized protein LOC113834881, with translation MGQLALSVGPLRPHRVNVQKALILASPYGGFPRPHPLQDAQRSCKIGSLKGRISAPATGDQPPGRPRIGWAAKHSKHKRETSQGLLKGSRESPTLSSSDKDKRPLSAHPFKKENPMEYWSVITPKHAAALSLEAFPLALSKQLEEELSGMSTERGKISGKQEVELGRGEGILKRREGSATAVRLENATVGAGQDTPSPLLLQDYRAQSHGGA, from the exons ATGGGACAACTAGCCCTGTCTGTTGGTCCCCTGAGGCCTCACAGGGTGAATGTCCAGAAAGCCCTGATTCTGGCTAGCCCTTACGGTGGATTTCCTAGACCCCACCCGCTGCAGGATGCCCAAAGAAGCTGCAAAATAGGCTCTCTGAAGGGAAGGATTTCTGCCCCAGCAACAGGTGATCAGCCTCCAGGAAGGCCAAGGATTGGCTGGGCTGCAAAGCATTCAAAACACAAAAGGGAAACCTCGCAAG GCTTGCTGAAGGGATCAAGGGAATCCCCAACACTGTCCAGCAGTGACAAGGACAAGAGACCTCTCTCAGCACAtcccttcaaaaaagaaaatccaatggAATATTGGAGTGTCATTACCCCCAAACATGCGGCAGCCCTGTCTTTAGAGGCTTTTCCCCTGGCACTGAGCAAACAGCTGGAAGAAGAGTTAAGTGGAATGtccacagaaagaggaaaaatctCCGGAAAGCAAGAAGTGGAGctagggagaggagaaggaattctgaagaggagggagg GTTCAGCTACTGCTGTGAGACTGGAAAATGCTACGGTTGGTGCTGGGCAAGACACTCCATCCCCACTGCTTCTGCAAGACTACAGGGCCCAATCTCACGGAGGCGCCTAA